TTGCAGATTTGAGGCTTACAATAATTTCAGCAATTTCAATACCATTCGTTTATCTTGCCACAATTGCTATAATGTGGGTATTCAATATTGGCTTTAACATTGTAAGCTTAACAGGAATAATTTTAGCTCTTGGTATGTTAGTAGACGACGCAATAGTAATATTAGAAAATATAGAAAGACATCATACCCAGCTTAAAGAATCTCCATTAGATGCAGCTATAAATGGAACAAAAGAAGTCATGCTGGTTGTTTTTGGGGGTACTCTTGCCACAAGCGTGGTACTTTTGCCACTAATGTTCGTAGGGGGATATCCTGCACAGATCTTTAAACCACTTGCAGGAACGTTGTTAATTGCTATAGTAGTTTCATACTTTGTCTCTATTACCCTTATCCCAATTCTTAGTATAAGAATGTTAAAGTCTAAATCAAAAAAATCGAAATTCGAGACAAAAATTAATAGTATAATGGAATTTTGGCTTAACCCATTTAAACAATTTTACGCAAACGCGGTAAAATTTTTAATAGACAACAAGAAGATGCGAATACCTTTAACTTTACCTCTCTTGCCACTTTTGATGCTTAGTATTGGAGTTGTAATCCCCACTATCGGAAGAGATCTTATGCCACCAATGGATACTGGTATTGTAAAAGCAAATATTACCTTTGACAGCAACACTTCTATTTTAAAAGTGAATCAAACTCTTTTTGAAATAGAAAAGTATGTAAAATCCCTGGGTGATGTAGAAATGATGTCTGATGCCATAGGCTCAGAACCAGGAGTTTTAACAATTTCAGCAGGCCCACCGCAAGTAGCCAATATGACTATTCATTTTGTCAACAGATTTAAAAGGAGCTTAACCATATGGCAGCTAGAAGACAAAATCAGAAACTATATAAGGACGCTTCCTGGAGTAAAGTATGCCGACGTATATGATTATGGGGCCACACCGCTATCATCAATAAAGGCTACTCTCGATACTACTATTTATGGTGATAGTGTAGAATCTGTCAATAGAGCTGGCAATGTAGTTATTCAAGCTATGAAAAACGTTAAAGGATTGAAATCATACTCAAAAAGCTGGGATCTGGATAACCTTGAATACGTTTTTAAGATTGATCATTTAAAAACCGCATATTATCAAACTACTCCTTATGATGTAGCATCACAACTCTCTGCAGGAATACAGGGAGCAACCGCATCAATCTTTACTGTTCCAAATGAAACTGGATATTTGATAAAAGTTATACTTCCTTCCTCTTCAAGAGAATATGTAAATAGTCTAAAAAGCTTTCTAATAAAAACCCCAAAAGGCTTTATACCTCTTGAATCTTTTGGAACTTTAAGTACAATTTATGAGCCCACTATTATTACAAGAGAAGCAATGAAGTATACTCAAGACGTAATGGGTTATCGCTCTACATTTCCTGTTACTCACATTATGGAAAGCTTTACCCCTGCACTTCAAAAAGCCATAAAAGAAAACAAGGGCAAAGTTACTTCTGATGTAGAGTTAAAACAAACTGGCGATATATCTACGATGATGGATTCCATGGAAAGAATGTTCAAGGCAATATTCGTAGGTTTTATTCTTCTTTATCTGGTACTTGCTCCGATATTCAGATCGTGGCTAAACCCTCTTGCTATTATGGCAGCTATACCGCTTTCTATAATTGGTGGTGCATGGTCTCTATTAATAGCAGACAAGCCAATGTGTCTACCCGCTATTATGGGCTTTGTATTACTCTCTGGCATAATTGTTAAAAATTCTATATTAATAATTGATTTTATAAAAACTTATCTTGATCAAGGCTATGACAGAGAAGAGGCAGTACTTCAAAGCATTCACATAAGAACAAGACCTGTAATGATGACAGCATTTGGCACTGCAGTTGGCATGATTCCAATAGCAATGCAGTGGGCAATTGGATTAGAAAGGCTGTCTCCTCTTGCAGTAGTTGCAATTGGAGGCTTGATATTCGGGACGTTTTTAAGTCTTATTTATGTCCCATTTTTCTCATATTTTATAACAAAGAAGGGTTAATAGTTAATATAAGAACCATCTTAAATGAAGAAAGATATTTAGTCTATGCAAGAGCTATAAGAAGTATTGGACAGGGAACTCTTTTAGTTGATTTTCCTTTATATTTGCACCAAATAGGCTGGAACTCTGTCTATATAGGAGCGCTTTTTAGCGCTAGTTTATTTATAAATGGGACCTTATCATTTCTTTTTGGATTGACTGCAGGAAAGTACGATAAGAAAAAATTTATTTTAGGATTTCAAGTTATTTTAATAATTTGCGCAGCGATTGCATTTTTCACTTCAAACAACTTCTTGCTTGGTATTGTTGCAATAATTGGAGGATTTGGCAGAAGCGGAATGGGTGGCTCTGGACCTTTTGCAGTAATAGAAGTTTCATGGTTGAATGACTTAATAAAGTATAGCAGAAAATCTGCAATCTTTAGCCTTAACAACTCTCTTATATTTTTTGGGATGGGAGTTGGAACTATGATTGCAACCGTTCCTGAATTTTTGTCGAATTTTATCGCTCCGGCTCTTGCATTTAGAGCAATCTTTCTTACGATAATTTTCTGGAATATAATTTGTTTTTACTTGATCACCAAAGTAAAAAATGATCCTATAACTCAAAATAAAGATATAGATAAATCTAAAAAAGAAAATAAAGATATTAGCAAGGAAAATAAAAGTTTATTTATTTTATTCGCGTTAAATACCCTCAACGGATTATCTCTTGGTTTTATAATGCCACTTTTACCTTATTGGTTCAAGCTAAAGTTCAATAGCAATGCTTTCGACCTTGGAATAATATTTACCATATCTCTTTTTATGACATCTCTTTCAAGCATTCTATCTATATATCTTATACAAAAACTTGGCGCAGCCAAAACTGTAACCCTTATGAGACTAGGAGGTCTGATATCTTTGCTTTTGATGATTTCATCTCCTAGTTCATTATTGGCAGGATTTTTTTACATGTTAAGATCCTTTTTGAATAGAGGAAATATCGGCGCAAGACAAGCCCTTGTTACTAATATTACCAGAAACAAAGCAACTTTGGCTCTTAGTATAAACAACTTTTCACAAATATTATCTTTATCAATTGGACCATTTATTACAGGAATATTTTTTGCACACAAAGACTATATTACACCGTTTATTGTAGGCGCTATATTTCAGATACTCTATCTTGTATGTTTTTATATATTCTTCAAAAATTACGAAGTATAAAATTGTAGATCACATCACTAATAATAATAAGTATGTGGAAAAATCTTTTAATTAGTTATATAATGCTTACATACCCAGCACAAATGCTATAAATTTTAGGGGAGAGTATATATGAGCAAAGATAAATCAATGTACAAAATTTCAAAGTTCGTTGCCCCAGAATTTATATTTGGCGTAGACTCAATAGAGTACGTAAAAAGGTATATTAAGAACTTTTCGCTTACTTCCCCTATAGTTATTACTGATCATGGATTATTGAAAGCAAGCTGGGCTAAAAATATTTTTAAACAGTTAGAAGAAATTAACATAGAATACTGTATATTTGACAATATCACAGAAAACCCAAAGGACTATGAAGTAGAAGAGATCGCAAAAGTTATAAGAAGTTGCAATTGTGACTCTATTATTGCTGTTGGTGGGGGCAGCGTAATAGATGCTGCAAAGGCAGCAGGCATTATGTGCACAAATCCAGGAACAATAAGAGACTATGAAGGAATTGACAAAATTACTCATCCAATGCCTCCTATAATTTGTGTGCCAACCACCTGTGGAAGCTCGGCAGATGTTTCTCAATTTGCAATTATTACAAACTCTGATGAAAGATACAAAATGGCCATAGTCAGTAAATCGCTTACTCCTGACATTTCAATAATAGATCCTAAAACTCTTATCACACTACCAGAAGAGCTTTTGATCTCCACATCTCTAGACGCATTAACCCACGCTATCGAATCGTATATATCACTTGGCTCATCTCCCATCACTGATATGTTTTCTTTAAAAGCCATAAAACTTATCTTTGAAACCCTCCCAAAAGCTGCAAAAGACCCAAAAAATATAAATTATCTAGAAGATTTGATGCTTGCAAGCCTTATGGCCGGACTTTCTTTTTCTAATGCAAGTCTTGGTATGGTTCACGCTATAGCACATAGCATTGGCGGATACAAAGATATTAGACACGGTACCTGCAACGCAATACTCTTAGAGAGCGTTATAGATTTTAATTACCTTTATGCAGCCTATAGATACGACAAAATTAGCGAAAGCCTAGGGTATGAAATAAAAGATTTGAATGAAGTAGATAGAAAAAAGATTTTAATTGATAGTATTAAAGAACTAAAAAGAAAAATTGGATTTAACATTACTTTAAAAGATCTAGATTTAAAAGAAGAGGAAATAGATATAATTGCAAAACATGCAGTAAACGATCCCTGTATACTTACAAATCCAGTTATGCCTACTATAGAAGAGGTGAAAGAGATCATTGAGAGAAACATCTAAAGAACCGTCTTTTGTCGAGAGTATTAGAAAACAACTAATAGGTTTAGGTGAGGATTCATCAAAAAAGACCTATTACGGCGAGCTGAGAGAAAAAATTAAGTACTTAGAGCGCTTTCGAACTCTTCTTGACAGCTCAACAGATATGATTTTGCTTATAAATTCTCAAACAAAAAGGTTAATTGACGCGAACCTTAGTGCTATAAAAAAATTAGGATATAGTGTAAAAGAATTAGAAAAAATGTCAATTCTAGAATTTATAAACATTAAAGAAAATGAATGCCTAGAACTATTCGATTATAGTATTTCAAAAGACTTTACTAAATCACTTGTAACAGAATTCATATGTAAGGATAGCAAAAAAATCCCTGTTGAGATCACCATAACTTCAAAGAGGTTTTCTGCCCAATGGTACTACATAATTATTGCAAGGGATATCACCGAAAAACTTGCTAAAGAAGCTGAAATAAAGGCAAAAGAACTACGCTATGCTAAAATTCTTGAAAACATATCTGATTTAATAATTGAGCTTTCCGAAAACTTCAGAATCTTATCTATAACTCCTTCTGTCTTTAAGATCCTTGGTTATCATGATTATGAAATTATAGGTCACAATTTCTACGAGTTCGTAGAAGACAAAGACCTTAATTTAGTAAGATCAGCTTTTTCTAGTGTTGTCAAAGACGAGCACATTAGCTTTAGCATAAAAAATAAGAAAAATACCTCAATAATCGTAGGGGCAAGCATATCAAAAATTAAAGATGACAGTACAACATATATTGTAAGCTTAAGAGATATATCAGAAGTCTCAAGGATTTACAGAGATCTAGAAGAGAAAGAAAGACGCTTTAGAGTTCTTTTTAACAATATAAGCGAAGCAGTTTTGTTATTTCCTATACCCATAAAAGGACAATTTGAAAAATTTATAGAGGTCAACGATACTGCGTGTGCTTTTTTAAACATGAAAAAGGAAGAAATACTTAACCTTACTATCAAAGACATTGTAGCACCTGGAAAAGAAAAGAATGATCTTTTAGAAAAGCTAATCTTAGGAGAATTCGAAAACTCAATCCAAGCAGAATTTATTAGCAAAAATTCTCAAAATATCTTTGTGGAAATAGATATTAAAAGATGTCATATAGGCAATCAAGATATGGTGCTTTTAATAGCAAAAAATGTTACTGAGAAAAGGTTAATGGAAAACAAACTCAACTATCTCGCTTTCCACGATCATCTAACAGGACTTTCTAATAGAACGCTTTTCTCCGATAGAGTCCAATACGAGATTTCAAGGGCGAAGAGAAACCGAACCTTTTTGGGGGTAATGTTCTTAGACTTAGACAGATTCAAAGATGTAAACGATACTCTTGGTCACAAAATTGGAGACAGCCTTTTGCAACACGTAAGTGCAAAACTTCAAGAAACAATAAGAGAAACTGATATTTTAGCAAGAATGGGTGGAGACGAATTTGCTATTCTTGTGCCAGATCTTAAAGACAAAAACGAAATAAAGCCTCTTGCAAAAAGAATACTAAAGCTATTTGAAAATCCATTTACAGTGAATAACAATTCTTTCAAACTTGGCATTAGCATAGGTATTAGTATCTATCCATATGATGCCAAAAATTATGAAGAACTTCTTACTAATGCTGACACAGCCATGTATAGCGCTAAAAACTCAGGAGGCAACAAGTTTATATTCTATTGTGAAAACATTCTATAGGTTTTCTTTATTTGTAATTTTATTCTCAATACTTCAAGCCAATAACTTTTGCCTAGCAAATTTTGATTTAGAATTGTATATGTCCAATTTAAACAATAACTTACTGATGTCACAGGATGAAATACACAATTTCAACAAAAAAATAAATGGCATAGTATCACTAAGCTCTTTTAAAAATGTCCTTTCAAAAGAAGAATTAGAAAATATCATATTTCAAAACGATAATTATTTTCCTCTTTATATTGATTCAGTCTATTATGAACACCAGAATTTCAGTGACAAAATTATTATAAGGGATCTAAATACAATAAAGTATGCTATTACATTAAAAAGAGTTAATATAAGAACATTTCCAACTTTAGAGAAAGCTAGCTATTATCCTGATGATACTGAATTTGATCAATTTCAAGAGACAACCTTTGAAATAAATGAACCAATACTAGTGTTAACTGAAGATAAGACGGGGAAATGGGTCTTTGTCCAGAGTAAAAATTATAATGGATGGACATTGAAAAAGGACATCGCCTTTTTCCCTAACAAAGAAGAATTTATAAAATATATAGAATCTCTAAAATCTAATTTTATTACAACTATTTCTTCCAAAACCAGACTCACGTTTGATACTGGAGAATTTCAGGATGTAAATATGGGAACAAAATTCATACTAAAAGAGAAAAAACCAATAAATGGTTCTTTTAAAGTTATAGTCCCAATAAAAGATAGCTTCGGCATGGTTAATTTTGCCACAGCAAAAATTTCTACTTCCAATGCTGTTTATCAATTTCTTCCATATACAAGAAAAAACGTTATCGCTGAAGCCTTTAAAATGTTAAACGAACCTTATGGTTGGGGGGGAGAACATGGCTTTCACGATTGTTCTTCCTTTACTCAAGATATCTTCAAAACGTTTGGTTTTACTTTTCCAAGAAATGCAGATACACAGGAAATACTACCCGGAAAAAGATTTTCCTTTAAAAATTTAGATTATGATGATCGATTAGACTTTATAAAGACCCTAAAGCCTGGTGCTCTTCTTTTTATGAAGGATCATGTGATGTTGTATCTTGGGTTTATCGATAATTCACCATATGTAATAAATGACATTACATCATATTACCAGAACGAAATTCTCGTCAGGGATTACAAAGTCGCAGTTACTGATATAATTAATGCAAGAAGATCAGATTCTAAAAGTTTTTTAGAGTCTCTTACTACTGCAATTGAAATACCATAATTTAACGAGGTGATGAATATGAAATTTCTAATTTTTATATTGGCTTTAATATTTTTGTTCACCGCATCTGCATATGCAGATGAGACAAATAACACCTATTTTCAATTGCTAAATTTAGACGTCCAAGCCGATTCTTCTATTTATATCCCAAAAGGAACAGGAAAAATTACTGAAAGAAAGATGGGCGATGAAGACCTTTCTAAATTTTATGATATTATAAAATCAGACCTTAATGCACATAATGTAGGCATAAATCCTAATAGCAATATCCATTTAATAGTAACAGTAACTGATGTTAAGAAGGTTCCACAATTTAGTTTTGGGATTTCAGCAGAAAAATCATTCATAAAAGCAAAAATCGTTCTTTTAAAAGGCGAAAAAGTAATAATTACAGATTCTGTATACGGAGAAAGTAGCTCATCAACCCCAATTATTAGAACAAACAATCCTTTTGAAGGTGCTATGAAAGAAGCTTCAGCTGAAATAATGCGAAAGGTATTGCCTATTATAATTCCTGGTTTCCCTTCAAAATAAAAATAATTTTATCCAACAATTAAATAATTTTTGTCTAAAGACTTACCCTTTAGAAAAGTTATTCCTAGGTTACTTTTATTGGCCTTAATAGGTATATAGTTTGAACTGTGCCCATAAATATAATTTTCATCTTCTCTTTCCCATAAGGGAGAGAATATTTCTTTGCCAATAAATTTTTCTAAAATTCTTGATTGAGAAAACCTTTCAGTTACCTTCTTTTGCCTTTCCAAAATAATTTTTTTATCAAGGGGTTTTAACTGAAATGCCACCGTGCCCTTTCTTGCCGAAAATGGAAAGGAGTGAACTCTTACTAAAGGAAGCTTGTCAAGAAAATCAATTGTCATTTGAAAATCTCTATCGCTCTCAGTAGGATAGCCAACAATTATGTCTGTAGAAACAAGAAAGTTATCTCTTTTATCTCTAATCTCAAAAATTTTATCCAAAACCTTATCTACATTTGTAAATCTTTTCATAGATTTCAAAACGTCAGGACTTGCACTCTGAAGGGATAGGTGCAAATGAGGCTGAATTTTATTTGAGTTAGCTATAAAATTTACAAACTCTTTATTTAAAAGCAGAGCTGGATAAATAGATCCTAGCCTTATTTTTGTGTTGTTATTATCTAGTAATCTAACGATTTGATCCAATAGCCAAACTATATTAAGTCCAAAATCATGCCCCCATAAAGCTAACTCGATCGCACTCAAAACTATTTCATCTACGTTACGCAACATAAGTATTTCTTTTTTAATATCTTCAAAGGGTCTAGACCTTAATGGACCTCGCAAATACCTTATTATGCAGTAAGTACACTCCCTACAACATCCATCCCCCACTTTAAGAATATATCTTTTTCTACCGTGATAGTTTGAAATTATAACTTTATTACTCAACAATTCTTCTAGCTCTTTATTATTAAAAAAAATTACTTGAGGAAATAATTTTTTCAAGTTTTCATATGCTGTAACAGCACAACCTAAAAAATAGATTTGTTTGTTTAACTTACTAAATTTTTTTAATATCCTGATAGATTCTTTTTGCGCATTTTCTGTTACTGCACAGCTACTCAAAATAATAACGTCTGACAAACTAGCTGACACTTCTTCTGTATAATTAGGAAAGAATAATTCTTTAAACTTTGCAAGATCAGCCTGACTAACCTTGCAACCCAATGCAAGTGAAAATACCTTTTTATTTAATATCATTTGATAAATAAAACATTATGCTACAAGCAGATACACTTGCAGTCTGAACCCTTAAGATTCTCTCTCCTAAAGATAGAACATAAGCCCCCTTAGATTTGAGAAACTCTATCTCATTTAAAGATATACCCCCTTCGGCTCCAATAAAAAGCGATAAATCTTCAGAAATAGCTGATTTAAATAGATCTTTAATTGATTGATTTGAATTCTCCCAAAAAACAACAATCTGACCTTTAAAAAGTTCATCCGGCACTTTAAAAAGCTTATATGGACCTAAAATTTCAGGAACCACTCCCCTTCCCGCAAGTTCAGCAGCTTCTTTAGCGATCCTTTGCCATCTTTTGATTTTGTTTAAAGATACTTCTCCATAAGAATTTCTTTCACCATATATTAGAACAAATTTCTTAACGCCAAGCTCTGTACACATGCGAATAATTTCACTGAACTTATCTCCTTTTGGGAGGAATTGAAATAAGGTAAGATTTAATTTAGGTTCCTTTGCATCTGACTTTTCACCTAAAATTATACAGTCTCCTTTTACCCTGGATCTAAAAATATTTCCTGCCCCGTCAAGTACTACAACCTCATCATCATCTTTTAGTCGCAATACTTTAAAAAGATAATGTTTTTCATCCTTATCTAGTTCTATAGAAAAGCCCTCTACAGGATTCGCTATTCTATTTTTGTTTATATAAAGCCGTGGCTCAGACACTATTTTTTAATTTTTTTCTTAATTTTTTTAAATAAATTATCCTTCTCTAAATATTCACCTCTAATTTTAGCAAGCTTAATGTAAAGTTCTCGCTCTTCATCGGTAAGATCAGTAGGAGTCTTTATAATAGTCCTTATAATCAAATCACCTCTAGATCTTCCACCCTGCTTTGGAAGTCCTCTTCCTCTTATCTTAAACTCCGCATATGGCTGCACACCTGATGGAATTTCGTATTCGCTAAAATCTTCTTCTGAATCAGGAGTATAATATTTTATCTTTGTACCTAAAACAGCTTGAGGAAAACTTATGTTCACGGGATATATCAGATCATATCCATCTCTAATAAATCTGTCATCGTTTATATACTTTATCTGTACATATAAGTCTCCGTACTCTTCTCCATAAGAACCTGCATTTCCACCCGATCTCACTTTAAATATCTTTTTCTCTTCAGTGAATGGTGGAATGCTTATAGATATCTTTGTTTTTGTAATAACTCTTCCTGTACCTCTACAATGAGGACAAGGATCTTCTATCACAAATCCCTTTCCATTACACTCAGGACAACTATAGGTCTGATAAACGTTCCCTAATATGGTCCTTCTTGAAGAGGTTACCTGTCCTGTACCATGACATACCTTACAAACAACTTTTCTTCCACTAACAGAGCCTTTCCCTTCACATTTCTCACATCTTTCGTATCTATCGTATTCAATTATTTTATTAGGAGCACCATTTATAGCCTCAAAATAAGTCAAACCTACTACAATCTCCCTATCTTCGCCTCTAAAACTAACAGTTCGTCTTGTTCTTTCCTGACCAACTCCAAAAAAATCACCAAAGAATGTCTCAAAAATATCAGACATTCCACCAAATGGATCTGCCATCTCCTTATCTGTGCCAAATCTATCATATCTCGCTCTTTTTTCTGGATCGGATAAAATCTCATAGGCTTGAGTAAGTTCTTTAAATTTTTCAGCACAATCAGGATCGTCTTTATTCACATCAGGATGGAGTTCTTTAGCAAGTCTTCTATATGAGGCTTTAATCTCTTCAAAAGAAGCATCGCGAGAAACTCCAAGAACTGAATAAAGATCTTTATTATTTGTTCTCAATCAAATAACCTCCTCAAGCCGTTGGAAATTTTATGAGCATAAATATCAAGCAACTCTACTACATATGGATACCTCACCCGAGTAGGAGAAATAAGTCCTATGAAGCCTACAACCTTATTAGCATAATAATATGGAATCTTAAAAAAGGTAAATTCCCAGAATTTTGGATCCTCGTTCTCTTCTCCAATTACTATTTTTATTTCTCTTTTCTCCCACGGGTCCTCAAAAAGCTTCTGTACAATTCTATCCTCTTCCTCTAACAAGGCAACTAATATATCAAATTTCTCTTTATCAGAGAAATCAGGTAGGTTAAACATCTTCATACTATAATAAATATAAGCCTTTTTATCAGTAGCCTTCCATAAATTTTCTATAACACTCGTCAAAATTTGCTTTGCTTGTGAAGAAAGTTTAAAAATAGGATCGAACACTGTGTCTAACTCAGAACTGATTTCGTTCCTGTTTTTCCCAATTACTTTGCTCTTTATAAGAGAATTAAGGACAAGAGCATCTTCTTCACTTGAAATATCTATATTTAGGGGATATGTAACACTAATTCCTCCTTCAAGGAGTAAAAAAACGATACAAAAACCCTTTTTGACATATGATAGGTGAAAATCTTTAACAGAGAGCTCCAAAAGAAGTGGATGAGATATTATAGCAATCCCCAGTGTTTTACTTGAAAGTTGTTTTGCCATTTTTTTCAAAAACTCACTTACAGGATCATCTTCATCAAATTCTTCATCAAATTCTACATATTGGTTTAGATTTGGTTTGGGCCATTCCATCAGTGAATCGACATAGTATCTATATCCAATACAAGAAGGAATCCTGCCCGCTGAAACGTGAGGCTGATTTAAAAATCCTTCTTCTTCAAGATCAGCCATATCGTTCCTTATAGTAGCAGGACTAACCCCTAAATCAAACCTTTTCCAAACAGTCCTCGATGCAACAGGTTCGGCTGTTTGAGTATAGCTTTCAACAACAGCCCACAAAACCTTTTTCTTTCTCGAAGAAAGATAATCATCAGAGAATTTTCCTTTCATTTTACTTAATCCTCTTTCTCACATATTTTTATACTAATTCATAATATATTATAATACAATTAGTTTTTGTCAGTTTATGACTAATCTTTTATGGGTATGCCAACCTCTTTGTTGATTCTAATTCGTAAGAAATATTTTTATTTATTAATCTTTGCATAAAACTAATTAAAAATTGAAGGGAGAAAGAAAGATGACAAGAAGAAGTGATATGGTTACAAAAGGAGTTGAAAGAGCACCACATAGATCTCTTTTTTATGCTATGGGGTATACAAAAGAAGATATGTCAAAACCATTAATTGGCGTAGTAAACGCATTTAATGAAATAATTCCAGGCCACATTCACCTTAGAACCCTTGTAGATTATATTAAAAAAGGAGTTAACCAAGCAGGAGGAGTGCCTATTGAATTTCCCGTAATAGGAATTTGTGATGGCATTGCAATGGGTCATGAAGGTATGAAATATCCTCTTGCATCAAGAGAGCTGGTGGCCGATTCAATTGAAACTATGGCTCAGGCACACATGTTTGATGGTCTTGTCTTGCTTACTAACTGTGATAAGATAGTTCCTGGAATGCTTATGGCAGCTGCCAGGCTAAATATTCCATCAATCATAGTTTCGGGTGGCCCAATGCTTGCTGGAAGATTTCAACAAACTGACGTTGATCTGATCACTGTTTTCGAGGGAATAGGACACAAAACGCGGGGTGAATATGACGATGCTACTCTTGAAGAACTAGAAATGTGTGCGTGTCCAGGTTGTGGATCTTGTTCTGGAATGTTTACAGCAAACACTATGAATTGTCTTTCAGAGGCTTTGGGAATGGCTCTTCCAGGCAATGGCACAATACCTGCAGCTTTTGAAGGAGAAAGAAAAAGACTTGCAACATATGCCGGAATGAAAGCCGTAGAGCTGGTTAACAAGAATATATGTCCAAGGGATATACTCACACCTCAAGCTTTTGAAAATGCAATAGCAGTTGATATGGCTGTAGGAGGCTCAACAAACACAGTACTACATCTTCCAGCAATAGCACACGAAGCCGGAATAAACCTCCCCCTTGAAATATTTGATCTCATATCTTCAAGAACACCAAACCTTTGTAAAATAAGCCCAGCAGGAAAACACCACATTCAAGATTTGAATGAAGCGGGCGGAATAAGCGCAGTAATGAATGAACTGTCAAAGAAAAACTTAATAAATTTAAACAACTTAACTGTTTCAGGACAAACAATTGGAGAGGTCATAAAAAATAAAACAGTTAAGAGAAGAGACGTTATAAGACATATTGAGGATCCATATTCCAATAGCGGTGGTATAGCAATTTTGAGAGGAAACCTGGCACCTGACGGCGCTGTGGTAAAACAATCTGCAGTAGATAAAGAAATGTTAGTTCAC
Above is a genomic segment from Thermodesulfobium narugense DSM 14796 containing:
- a CDS encoding iron-containing alcohol dehydrogenase; its protein translation is MSKDKSMYKISKFVAPEFIFGVDSIEYVKRYIKNFSLTSPIVITDHGLLKASWAKNIFKQLEEINIEYCIFDNITENPKDYEVEEIAKVIRSCNCDSIIAVGGGSVIDAAKAAGIMCTNPGTIRDYEGIDKITHPMPPIICVPTTCGSSADVSQFAIITNSDERYKMAIVSKSLTPDISIIDPKTLITLPEELLISTSLDALTHAIESYISLGSSPITDMFSLKAIKLIFETLPKAAKDPKNINYLEDLMLASLMAGLSFSNASLGMVHAIAHSIGGYKDIRHGTCNAILLESVIDFNYLYAAYRYDKISESLGYEIKDLNEVDRKKILIDSIKELKRKIGFNITLKDLDLKEEEIDIIAKHAVNDPCILTNPVMPTIEEVKEIIERNI
- a CDS encoding sensor domain-containing diguanylate cyclase, translated to MRETSKEPSFVESIRKQLIGLGEDSSKKTYYGELREKIKYLERFRTLLDSSTDMILLINSQTKRLIDANLSAIKKLGYSVKELEKMSILEFINIKENECLELFDYSISKDFTKSLVTEFICKDSKKIPVEITITSKRFSAQWYYIIIARDITEKLAKEAEIKAKELRYAKILENISDLIIELSENFRILSITPSVFKILGYHDYEIIGHNFYEFVEDKDLNLVRSAFSSVVKDEHISFSIKNKKNTSIIVGASISKIKDDSTTYIVSLRDISEVSRIYRDLEEKERRFRVLFNNISEAVLLFPIPIKGQFEKFIEVNDTACAFLNMKKEEILNLTIKDIVAPGKEKNDLLEKLILGEFENSIQAEFISKNSQNIFVEIDIKRCHIGNQDMVLLIAKNVTEKRLMENKLNYLAFHDHLTGLSNRTLFSDRVQYEISRAKRNRTFLGVMFLDLDRFKDVNDTLGHKIGDSLLQHVSAKLQETIRETDILARMGGDEFAILVPDLKDKNEIKPLAKRILKLFENPFTVNNNSFKLGISIGISIYPYDAKNYEELLTNADTAMYSAKNSGGNKFIFYCENIL
- a CDS encoding efflux RND transporter permease subunit, whose translation is MLKWYITRPHFVFAILIAFLLLGIIGFFSMSRDLFPPADRPQIDVVVVEPGASARYVADHVSAVIERELYTLSGIRRVYSTSNDGFCTVTAEFHYGKNIGEAKTDVQNGLSKVANLLPSDIQTPQIYEVTSYSPPVIVLSISPKEGSNLSMSDVRYIAENQIKDEILRTGEVANVDVFGGYQKDIEIKFDNTKLASLGLSVQDVVNTIQKSNKDMPLGIIMNPNSQYTFKVLTEATNLDMIRNFQITPGVKLKDVASVDYGYPSPTSFYHGDGHQAIAVAVQRPYGGAVMTTINTVEKILPKLRTQFPQLNIQISDTQKELVQLSNDNMFEALRDAIIFTAIVIFLFLADLRLTIISAISIPFVYLATIAIMWVFNIGFNIVSLTGIILALGMLVDDAIVILENIERHHTQLKESPLDAAINGTKEVMLVVFGGTLATSVVLLPLMFVGGYPAQIFKPLAGTLLIAIVVSYFVSITLIPILSIRMLKSKSKKSKFETKINSIMEFWLNPFKQFYANAVKFLIDNKKMRIPLTLPLLPLLMLSIGVVIPTIGRDLMPPMDTGIVKANITFDSNTSILKVNQTLFEIEKYVKSLGDVEMMSDAIGSEPGVLTISAGPPQVANMTIHFVNRFKRSLTIWQLEDKIRNYIRTLPGVKYADVYDYGATPLSSIKATLDTTIYGDSVESVNRAGNVVIQAMKNVKGLKSYSKSWDLDNLEYVFKIDHLKTAYYQTTPYDVASQLSAGIQGATASIFTVPNETGYLIKVILPSSSREYVNSLKSFLIKTPKGFIPLESFGTLSTIYEPTIITREAMKYTQDVMGYRSTFPVTHIMESFTPALQKAIKENKGKVTSDVELKQTGDISTMMDSMERMFKAIFVGFILLYLVLAPIFRSWLNPLAIMAAIPLSIIGGAWSLLIADKPMCLPAIMGFVLLSGIIVKNSILIIDFIKTYLDQGYDREEAVLQSIHIRTRPVMMTAFGTAVGMIPIAMQWAIGLERLSPLAVVAIGGLIFGTFLSLIYVPFFSYFITKKG
- a CDS encoding MFS transporter; protein product: MRSIGQGTLLVDFPLYLHQIGWNSVYIGALFSASLFINGTLSFLFGLTAGKYDKKKFILGFQVILIICAAIAFFTSNNFLLGIVAIIGGFGRSGMGGSGPFAVIEVSWLNDLIKYSRKSAIFSLNNSLIFFGMGVGTMIATVPEFLSNFIAPALAFRAIFLTIIFWNIICFYLITKVKNDPITQNKDIDKSKKENKDISKENKSLFILFALNTLNGLSLGFIMPLLPYWFKLKFNSNAFDLGIIFTISLFMTSLSSILSIYLIQKLGAAKTVTLMRLGGLISLLLMISSPSSLLAGFFYMLRSFLNRGNIGARQALVTNITRNKATLALSINNFSQILSLSIGPFITGIFFAHKDYITPFIVGAIFQILYLVCFYIFFKNYEV